A portion of the Plodia interpunctella isolate USDA-ARS_2022_Savannah chromosome 4, ilPloInte3.2, whole genome shotgun sequence genome contains these proteins:
- the LOC128669493 gene encoding protein phosphatase 1 regulatory subunit 36-like isoform X4 produces MMMRKDSVALTRTATGYGTRTSNNLRLLAVETIQIPTKAPTGTVEFRDDVDLIEQIRFRRRYQRKIKPGQAEIITVQDVKDIALFTAPVNIMSPILINMLHLPTTERFIRALILYCAYYLQVADEMTRRILELDTKVRTPVCELVENEFRDNLGDLRLLVAKEYSTMLIGGADTKKFHHMGSQKKRRSLSDKDARLFETLLRMCVQIVWLALGRKSFNQIELEMNRMFKSEIFNSVEHTLKTDYISKMAKEERAVLLGHCVRHDKKLNTRSPLMNEVFCHRQIDYRIMGLGVIKFPQMTPRLDYMYQAIVGDEENLCNMGVVLGIIGMPRGGFDTMLRPIPVASETAKSKASVSTNIMSSQGSKSSTSMRKGANAKQLYPHIYLPKHEEHEIYFPPSFPDNPEHIRLCSETQRRRWQNRLQKLLHPQAAGR; encoded by the exons ATGATGATGAGGAAGGATTCGGTGGCGCTTACGAGGACGGCCACTGGATATGGGACGAGAACATCGAACAACTTGCGTTTATTAG CTGTGGAGACTATCCAGATACCAACTAAAGCGCCGACTGGAACAGTGGAATTCAGGGATGATGTTGATCTGATAGAACAG ATTCGATTTAGGCGAAGATATCAACGAAAAATTAAACCAGGTCAAGCTGAAATTATCACAGTGCAG GACGTGAAAGATATTGCATTATTCACGGCTCCAGTGAATATAATGAGCCCTATTCTTATAAATATGCTACATCTTCCCACAACTGAAAGATTTATTAGGGCACTTATCCTCTACTGCGCGTATTACTTACAG GTTGCTGATGAAATGACCCGTCGTATACTGGAATTAGATACAAAAGTGCGAACACCTGTCTGCGAACTGGTGGAGAACGAATTTAGAGATAATTTAGGAGATTTACGTCTACTAGTCGCTAAGGAATATAGTACAATGCTTATTG gcGGCGctgacacaaaaaaatttcACCATATGGGCTCTCAGAAGAAACGACGGTCACTCTCTGACAAAGATGCGCGACTGTTCGAAACGCTACTACGCATGTGTGTTCAGATTGTTTGGTTAGCATTGGGAAGAAAGTCTTTTAATCAAATAG AACTAGAAATGAACAGAATGTTCAAATCAGAGATATTCAATTCCGTGGAGCACACATTGAAGACTGACTACATCAGTAAGATGGCGAAAGAGGAGCGCGCTGTGCTCCTGGGTCACTGTGTGCGCCACGACAAGAAGCTGAATACGAGGTCTCCACTCATGAATGAAGTTTTCTGTCATAGACAAATTGATTATCGTATTATGGGCCTCGGTGTTATCAAGTTTCCACA GATGACGCCACGGCTTGATTACATGTATCAGGCTATAGTAGGCGATGAAGAAAACCTTTGCAACATGGGTGTAGTGCTAGGCATCATTGGGATGCCAAGGGGAGGTTTTGATACCATGTTGAGACCTATACCCGTGGCTTCCGAAACTGCAAAATCTAAAGCCTCTGT ATCAACAAATATCATGAGCAGTCAGGGGTCAAAGAGTTCTACTTCGATGCGCAAGGGAGCAAATGCCAAGCAATTATATCCTCACATTTATTTACCGAAACATGAAGAACATGA GATATACTTCCCTCCTTCGTTTCCCGACAACCCGGAGCACATTCGCCTCTGCAGCGAAACGCAGCGCCGGCGGTGGCAGAACCGGCTTCAGAAACTGCTGCACCCACAAGCAGCTGGAcgatag
- the LOC128669493 gene encoding protein phosphatase 1 regulatory subunit 36-like isoform X2 produces the protein MADDDDEEGFGGAYEDGHWIWDENIEQLAFISDLPPVAVETIQIPTKAPTGTVEFRDDVDLIEQIRFRRRYQRKIKPGQAEIITVQDVKDIALFTAPVNIMSPILINMLHLPTTERFIRALILYCAYYLQVADEMTRRILELDTKVRTPVCELVENEFRDNLGDLRLLVAKEYSTMLIGGADTKKFHHMGSQKKRRSLSDKDARLFETLLRMCVQIVWLALGRKSFNQIELEMNRMFKSEIFNSVEHTLKTDYISKMAKEERAVLLGHCVRHDKKLNTRSPLMNEVFCHRQIDYRIMGLGVIKFPQMTPRLDYMYQAIVGDEENLCNMGVVLGIIGMPRGGFDTMLRPIPVASETAKSKASVSTNIMSSQGSKSSTSMRKGANAKQLYPHIYLPKHEEHEIYFPPSFPDNPEHIRLCSETQRRRWQNRLQKLLHPQAAGR, from the exons ATGGCCGACGATGATGATGAGGAAGGATTCGGTGGCGCTTACGAGGACGGCCACTGGATATGGGACGAGAACATCGAACAACTTGCGTTTATTAG TGACTTGCCTCCAGTAGCTGTGGAGACTATCCAGATACCAACTAAAGCGCCGACTGGAACAGTGGAATTCAGGGATGATGTTGATCTGATAGAACAG ATTCGATTTAGGCGAAGATATCAACGAAAAATTAAACCAGGTCAAGCTGAAATTATCACAGTGCAG GACGTGAAAGATATTGCATTATTCACGGCTCCAGTGAATATAATGAGCCCTATTCTTATAAATATGCTACATCTTCCCACAACTGAAAGATTTATTAGGGCACTTATCCTCTACTGCGCGTATTACTTACAG GTTGCTGATGAAATGACCCGTCGTATACTGGAATTAGATACAAAAGTGCGAACACCTGTCTGCGAACTGGTGGAGAACGAATTTAGAGATAATTTAGGAGATTTACGTCTACTAGTCGCTAAGGAATATAGTACAATGCTTATTG gcGGCGctgacacaaaaaaatttcACCATATGGGCTCTCAGAAGAAACGACGGTCACTCTCTGACAAAGATGCGCGACTGTTCGAAACGCTACTACGCATGTGTGTTCAGATTGTTTGGTTAGCATTGGGAAGAAAGTCTTTTAATCAAATAG AACTAGAAATGAACAGAATGTTCAAATCAGAGATATTCAATTCCGTGGAGCACACATTGAAGACTGACTACATCAGTAAGATGGCGAAAGAGGAGCGCGCTGTGCTCCTGGGTCACTGTGTGCGCCACGACAAGAAGCTGAATACGAGGTCTCCACTCATGAATGAAGTTTTCTGTCATAGACAAATTGATTATCGTATTATGGGCCTCGGTGTTATCAAGTTTCCACA GATGACGCCACGGCTTGATTACATGTATCAGGCTATAGTAGGCGATGAAGAAAACCTTTGCAACATGGGTGTAGTGCTAGGCATCATTGGGATGCCAAGGGGAGGTTTTGATACCATGTTGAGACCTATACCCGTGGCTTCCGAAACTGCAAAATCTAAAGCCTCTGT ATCAACAAATATCATGAGCAGTCAGGGGTCAAAGAGTTCTACTTCGATGCGCAAGGGAGCAAATGCCAAGCAATTATATCCTCACATTTATTTACCGAAACATGAAGAACATGA GATATACTTCCCTCCTTCGTTTCCCGACAACCCGGAGCACATTCGCCTCTGCAGCGAAACGCAGCGCCGGCGGTGGCAGAACCGGCTTCAGAAACTGCTGCACCCACAAGCAGCTGGAcgatag
- the LOC128669493 gene encoding protein phosphatase 1 regulatory subunit 36-like isoform X3 — MMMRKDSVALTRTATGYGTRTSNNLRLLVAVETIQIPTKAPTGTVEFRDDVDLIEQIRFRRRYQRKIKPGQAEIITVQDVKDIALFTAPVNIMSPILINMLHLPTTERFIRALILYCAYYLQVADEMTRRILELDTKVRTPVCELVENEFRDNLGDLRLLVAKEYSTMLIGGADTKKFHHMGSQKKRRSLSDKDARLFETLLRMCVQIVWLALGRKSFNQIELEMNRMFKSEIFNSVEHTLKTDYISKMAKEERAVLLGHCVRHDKKLNTRSPLMNEVFCHRQIDYRIMGLGVIKFPQMTPRLDYMYQAIVGDEENLCNMGVVLGIIGMPRGGFDTMLRPIPVASETAKSKASVSTNIMSSQGSKSSTSMRKGANAKQLYPHIYLPKHEEHEIYFPPSFPDNPEHIRLCSETQRRRWQNRLQKLLHPQAAGR, encoded by the exons ATGATGATGAGGAAGGATTCGGTGGCGCTTACGAGGACGGCCACTGGATATGGGACGAGAACATCGAACAACTTGCGTTTATTAG TAGCTGTGGAGACTATCCAGATACCAACTAAAGCGCCGACTGGAACAGTGGAATTCAGGGATGATGTTGATCTGATAGAACAG ATTCGATTTAGGCGAAGATATCAACGAAAAATTAAACCAGGTCAAGCTGAAATTATCACAGTGCAG GACGTGAAAGATATTGCATTATTCACGGCTCCAGTGAATATAATGAGCCCTATTCTTATAAATATGCTACATCTTCCCACAACTGAAAGATTTATTAGGGCACTTATCCTCTACTGCGCGTATTACTTACAG GTTGCTGATGAAATGACCCGTCGTATACTGGAATTAGATACAAAAGTGCGAACACCTGTCTGCGAACTGGTGGAGAACGAATTTAGAGATAATTTAGGAGATTTACGTCTACTAGTCGCTAAGGAATATAGTACAATGCTTATTG gcGGCGctgacacaaaaaaatttcACCATATGGGCTCTCAGAAGAAACGACGGTCACTCTCTGACAAAGATGCGCGACTGTTCGAAACGCTACTACGCATGTGTGTTCAGATTGTTTGGTTAGCATTGGGAAGAAAGTCTTTTAATCAAATAG AACTAGAAATGAACAGAATGTTCAAATCAGAGATATTCAATTCCGTGGAGCACACATTGAAGACTGACTACATCAGTAAGATGGCGAAAGAGGAGCGCGCTGTGCTCCTGGGTCACTGTGTGCGCCACGACAAGAAGCTGAATACGAGGTCTCCACTCATGAATGAAGTTTTCTGTCATAGACAAATTGATTATCGTATTATGGGCCTCGGTGTTATCAAGTTTCCACA GATGACGCCACGGCTTGATTACATGTATCAGGCTATAGTAGGCGATGAAGAAAACCTTTGCAACATGGGTGTAGTGCTAGGCATCATTGGGATGCCAAGGGGAGGTTTTGATACCATGTTGAGACCTATACCCGTGGCTTCCGAAACTGCAAAATCTAAAGCCTCTGT ATCAACAAATATCATGAGCAGTCAGGGGTCAAAGAGTTCTACTTCGATGCGCAAGGGAGCAAATGCCAAGCAATTATATCCTCACATTTATTTACCGAAACATGAAGAACATGA GATATACTTCCCTCCTTCGTTTCCCGACAACCCGGAGCACATTCGCCTCTGCAGCGAAACGCAGCGCCGGCGGTGGCAGAACCGGCTTCAGAAACTGCTGCACCCACAAGCAGCTGGAcgatag
- the LOC128669493 gene encoding uncharacterized protein LOC128669493 isoform X5, with protein MADDDDEEGFGGAYEDGHWIWDENIEQLAFISDLPPVAVETIQIPTKAPTGTVEFRDDVDLIEQIRFRRRYQRKIKPGQAEIITVQDVKDIALFTAPVNIMSPILINMLHLPTTERFIRALILYCAYYLQVADEMTRRILELDTKVRTPVCELVENEFRDNLGDLRLLVAKEYSTMLIELEMNRMFKSEIFNSVEHTLKTDYISKMAKEERAVLLGHCVRHDKKLNTRSPLMNEVFCHRQIDYRIMGLGVIKFPQMTPRLDYMYQAIVGDEENLCNMGVVLGIIGMPRGGFDTMLRPIPVASETAKSKASVSTNIMSSQGSKSSTSMRKGANAKQLYPHIYLPKHEEHEIYFPPSFPDNPEHIRLCSETQRRRWQNRLQKLLHPQAAGR; from the exons ATGGCCGACGATGATGATGAGGAAGGATTCGGTGGCGCTTACGAGGACGGCCACTGGATATGGGACGAGAACATCGAACAACTTGCGTTTATTAG TGACTTGCCTCCAGTAGCTGTGGAGACTATCCAGATACCAACTAAAGCGCCGACTGGAACAGTGGAATTCAGGGATGATGTTGATCTGATAGAACAG ATTCGATTTAGGCGAAGATATCAACGAAAAATTAAACCAGGTCAAGCTGAAATTATCACAGTGCAG GACGTGAAAGATATTGCATTATTCACGGCTCCAGTGAATATAATGAGCCCTATTCTTATAAATATGCTACATCTTCCCACAACTGAAAGATTTATTAGGGCACTTATCCTCTACTGCGCGTATTACTTACAG GTTGCTGATGAAATGACCCGTCGTATACTGGAATTAGATACAAAAGTGCGAACACCTGTCTGCGAACTGGTGGAGAACGAATTTAGAGATAATTTAGGAGATTTACGTCTACTAGTCGCTAAGGAATATAGTACAATGCTTATTG AACTAGAAATGAACAGAATGTTCAAATCAGAGATATTCAATTCCGTGGAGCACACATTGAAGACTGACTACATCAGTAAGATGGCGAAAGAGGAGCGCGCTGTGCTCCTGGGTCACTGTGTGCGCCACGACAAGAAGCTGAATACGAGGTCTCCACTCATGAATGAAGTTTTCTGTCATAGACAAATTGATTATCGTATTATGGGCCTCGGTGTTATCAAGTTTCCACA GATGACGCCACGGCTTGATTACATGTATCAGGCTATAGTAGGCGATGAAGAAAACCTTTGCAACATGGGTGTAGTGCTAGGCATCATTGGGATGCCAAGGGGAGGTTTTGATACCATGTTGAGACCTATACCCGTGGCTTCCGAAACTGCAAAATCTAAAGCCTCTGT ATCAACAAATATCATGAGCAGTCAGGGGTCAAAGAGTTCTACTTCGATGCGCAAGGGAGCAAATGCCAAGCAATTATATCCTCACATTTATTTACCGAAACATGAAGAACATGA GATATACTTCCCTCCTTCGTTTCCCGACAACCCGGAGCACATTCGCCTCTGCAGCGAAACGCAGCGCCGGCGGTGGCAGAACCGGCTTCAGAAACTGCTGCACCCACAAGCAGCTGGAcgatag